Proteins from a single region of Centropristis striata isolate RG_2023a ecotype Rhode Island chromosome 9, C.striata_1.0, whole genome shotgun sequence:
- the sap130a gene encoding histone deacetylase complex subunit SAP130a — protein MSSQQFPRHGLPASSGGAPQIPTTGNLVSINQPSNPSAGAEVDSSRDADHGQQDHPPAGGGGTLAFRDDKQETMVVRPYPQVQTLGQPQAPQAVPIQPGTPVTVPAPSVHLPQGQPAVLTEGQMKAVLKSPMPSRLIAPAPASNQGHIPIPPKVPGHITVTIESSIAPTPSIPVATISGQQGHSSNLHHLMPANIQIIRGSAPALQIGTPAVPPQTFTSHLPRGAAAAAVMSSSKTVLRPATGASGGPGQPTVQHIIHQTIQSRPAVTTSTAVLPTVVAPISATRTQSPVINPSVTHSAEVAHGRPGLTIHPPPATVSIQRSQTSRDTATRITLPSHPAIGAQKPQPPHTMTQKPIFSPVTPVAAATVAPIVATNTVPSTTTIGSVPHTQMTSNTIVTMTMASHSSHATAVTTSAIPVAKVVPQPIAHSSSRVQPDYPGERTNLIPIPGHRSSPNPVTMEARSDNRPSVPVQFQYFLPAYSSSYPLTHTYTPISSSVSTIRQYPVTPQAPSSALPTQAGVGVATTVHLNHMQLMAVDRIGLPSAQISTQGIQPAPITAQGIQPAPIGVQGLHTSAPIGTQGLQQAPIVTQQQQQQQAQSDAKPGVVLADGFVASPISSTFSTTQPVATMVQAHAQGGVGGAPTLVSSPRPSILRKKPAGESCVRKNLIPAQPSEQGAGRMDSGVRGAGSPRPAGMKPKAEVHMAVAPPVMATVEALPSQGGEQQAVSSNAQHLAQAIPTMLATPGPVPPSQPSSVLSALPAAMAVTPPVPASMANTVASPTQPAASSTAACAASSACPDLKIKQEVEQMDTSQPDPNANLSSAPALTSQASTLSAPTTGDLIPGASPRKKPRKQQHVISTEESEMVETNSTDEEKAPGRPITGRAERRESPPREYVDEEGVRYVPVRPRPPVTLLRHYRNPWKAAYHHFQRYSDIRVKEEKKGNLQDMANQRGVACRAQGWKIHLCAAQLRQLSSLEHDVYSRLSTLQEGLIPKKRAGSDDDLHRINELIQGNMQRCKLVMDQVTEARDTMMKVLDHKEKVLKLLNKNGTVKKSSKLKRKERA, from the exons ATGAGCTCCCAGCAATTCCCCCGACACGGGCTGCCTGCTTCCAGCGGAGGAGCACCTCAGATCCCTACTACCGGAAACCTGGTGTCTATCAATCAGCCGTCAAATCCATCAG CTGGTGCAGAAGTTGACAGCAGTCGAGATGCTGACCATGGGCAGCAGGATCATCCACCTGCTGGGGGCGGGGGAACATTGGCGTTCAGAGATGACAAGCAGGAGACCATGGTGGTCAGACCTTACCCACAAGTACAGACGCTAGGCCAGCCACAAGCTCCCCAAGCGGTGCCCATTCAGCCTGGTACACCTGTGACTGTACCAGCCCCCTCAGTCCACCTCCCACAGGGCCAGCCCGCAGTGCTCACTGAAGGACAGATGAAG gctGTCCTGAAGTCACCTATGCCTAGTCGTCTTATTGCCCCAGCACCAGCTTCCAACCAGGGTCATATCCCAATACCCCCCAAGGTGCCTGGTCACATTACTGTCACCATAGAGAGCAGTATTGCTCCAACCCCATCTATTCCTGTGGCAACTATCAGTGGTCAGCAG GGTCACTCAAGCAACCTACACCACCTGATGCCAGCAAACATTCAGATCATTAGGGGCAGTGCACCTGCACTGCAGATCGGGACCCCTGCGGTCCCTCCCCAGACCTTCACATCCCATTTACCCCGAG gggctgctgcagcagctgttatGTCCAGCTCTAAAACTGTCCTGCGGCCAGCCACCGGAGCAAGTGGGGGCCCCGGCCAGCCCACAGTGCAGCACATCATCCACCAGACTATTCAG TCCCGCCCAGCTGTAACAACGTCTACAGCCGTGCTTCCAACTGTGGTCGCTCCCATTTCAGCAACTAGAACTCAGTCCCCAGTTATCAACCCATCAGTCACACACTCTGCAGAGGTGGCACATGG GCGCCCAGGGCTGACCATTCACCCCCCTCCTGCCACTGTCAGTATTCAGAGGTCTCAGACGTCCCGTGACACCGCCACACGGATAACGCTGCCGTCTCACCCTGCAATTGGAGCTCAAAAGCCTCAGCCTCCGCACACCATGACACAG AAGCCCATCTTCAGTCCTGTCACACCAGTAGCTGCAGCAACTGTGGCACCGATTGTTGCCACTAACACTGTGCCATCAACCACCACAATAG GCTCTGTGCCACACACCCAAATGACCAGTAACACTATTGTCACCATGACGATGGCCTCGCACTCCTCTCATGCTACAGCAGTGACCACCTCTGCCATCCCTGTTG ctaaagTGGTCCCTCAGCCCATCGCCCACTCTTCATCCCGTGTGCAACCCGACTACCCCGGAGAGCGAACCAACCTCATCCCAATCCCAGGCCATCGGTCATCTCCTAACCCCGTCACAATGGAAGCAAGAAGTGACAACAG GCCTTCTGTGCCTGTCCAGTTTCAGTATTTCCTGCCAGCGTACTCTTCGTCATATCCTCTGACACACACCTACACCCCCATCAGCAGCTCTGTATCTACCATCCGCCAGTATCCTG TTACTCCTCAAGCTCCAAGTTCAGCACTGCCCACCCAAGCTGGAGTAGGCGTGGCGACCACTGTCCATCTTAACCACATGCAGTTGATGGCAGTGGATCGGATCGGTCTCCCATCTGCACAAATCAGCACCCAAGGCATCCAGCCAGCTCCTATCACTGCGCAGGGCATTCAGCCAGCCCCGATAGGAGTGCAAGGTCTGCACACGTCTGCACCAATTGGTACACAAGGACTACAGCAGGCACCGATAGtcactcagcagcagcagcaacaacaagcGCAGTCCGACGCAAAACCTG gAGTTGTGTTGGCTGATGGCTTTGTAGCTAGCCCCATCAGCAGCACATTCAGCACCACCCAGCCAGTTGCCACCATGGTGCAGGCACACGCCCAGGGAGGAGTTGGAGGAGCCCCAACTCTGGTCTCCTCCCCTAGACCCAGCATCCTCCGCAAAAAGCCTGCAGGTGAAAG TTGCGTCCGTAAGAACCTGATCCCCGCACAGCCCAGTGAACAAGGTGCTGGCAGAATGGACAGCGGTGTGAGGGGAGCAGGATCTCCCCGACCAGCAGG CATGAAGCCCAAAGCTGAGGTGCACATGGCAGTGGCCCCTCCTGTCATGGCTACAGTCGAGGCACTGCCTTCTCAGGGAGGAGAGCAGCAGGCCGTGTCCTCAAATGCCCAGCACCTCGCCCAAGCCATCCCCACCATGCTCGCCACGCCAGGGCCCGTGCCTCCCTCCCAgccctcctctgtcctctcagCCCTGCCAGCAGCCATGGCTGTAACTCCCCCTGTCCCTGCTTCAATGGCTAACACTGTGGCCTCCCCCACTCAGCCGGCAGCCAGCAGCACTGCTGCGTGTGCTGCCAGCTCCGCATGTCCAGATTTGAAAATTAAGCAGGAGGTGGAGCAGATGGACACATCTCAGCCAG ACCCCAATGCAAACTTGTCTTCAGCCCCAGCCCTCACCAGCCAGGCCTCAACCCTGAGTGCTCCTACCACAGGAGATCTGATCCCTGGCGCCTCACCGAGAAAGAAGCCCCGCAAGCAGCAGCATGTTATTTCCACAGAGGAGAGCGAGATGGTAGAGACCAACAGCACAGACGAGGAGAAGGCCCCAGGAAGGCCCATCACTGGCAGGGCTGAGAGGCGCGAATCTCCACCAAGGGAATACGTTG ATGAGGAAGGAGTTCGTTATGTACCAGTCAGGCCACGGCCACCTGTCACTCTTCTGCGGCACTACCGGAACCCCTGGAAAGCTGCCTACCACCACTTCCAGAGGTACAGCGACATCCGGGTCAAAG AGGAGAAGAAGGGCAACTTACAGGATATGGCCAACCAGAGAGGAGTGGCCTGCAGAGCACAAGGCTGGAAAATTCACCTGTGTGCTGCACAGCTCAGGCAGTTG TCGAGTTTGGAGCATGATGTATACAGCCGCCTCTCCACCCTTCAAGAGGGCTTGATTCCTAAGAAGAGAGCAGGCTCCGATGATGACCTTCACCGAATCAATGAGCTCATACAG GGTAACATGCAGCGCTGTAAGCTGGTGATGGACCAGGTCACCGAGGCCAGAGACACCATGATGAAAGTGCTCGACCACAAGGAGAAAGTGCTGAAGCTGCTCAACAAGAACGGCACCGTCAAGAAGTCCTCCAAACTGAAGCGTAAAGAAAGGGCATAA